Proteins from a genomic interval of Hyalangium ruber:
- a CDS encoding FecR family protein, translating to MPPPPSAQPAPGAPEASPDAGLGSLARLEALKGAVQLERDGKSTPAVEGPLHRGDALETGADGSATVHFADGRTVEVGPNARFVLDEDSNGVVLQVARGILLSRVPAASPGRPGPKVELRILTPYGLTRVSGETASEVSVDVGPDSGRVEVRLGAIEFVSKDGQALQAAAGQSVAVSAGRAELVEQPAKVIELAPIQVTVRGDTGRVEVRSKGSAKWRTVSKGGQTLVSGDGVRARGGTAHLSLSGSSSILALAPGGELVLEGAGQQGSRDEARVDLRKGEVALKLASERDSRVVMPGLTLESGGAAHLNVRRTADGFDVAARAGDVVLVRGADRQPLRAGEQASVAGAQQARVAPLAQAPLALPSVEKAQVFHRGLSEVALSWEGTGDAVVEVASDAAFTRTVMRGVVHQPFANVPVPTRGTLYWRVRRPDGTELTRGSASFAPERAPKDLARLTNEVPEGPEKTTIFYQDKPPAVTFSYASEPQAARYRIAVYRSGELTKPVAEQTVSETRAPLEAGVLGEGSFLWSVTPLSKTGQALRGGRMNKLDLVYDNSVPVLVVTAPKNGQRAGKRVRAVGVAPVGAKVSVNGRPVALDGKHRFDTWVEPVGSPPLLLFKMQHASAPEVYLVRTLKRGSAE from the coding sequence ATGCCTCCTCCGCCTTCGGCACAACCCGCTCCGGGAGCCCCGGAGGCTTCTCCGGATGCGGGCCTCGGCTCGCTCGCCCGCCTGGAGGCGCTCAAGGGAGCGGTGCAGCTGGAGCGGGACGGGAAGTCCACCCCCGCCGTCGAGGGGCCGCTGCACCGGGGAGATGCCCTGGAGACGGGAGCTGACGGCTCCGCCACGGTCCACTTCGCGGACGGACGCACGGTGGAGGTGGGGCCCAACGCGCGCTTCGTGCTCGACGAGGACTCCAACGGCGTGGTTCTGCAGGTCGCACGCGGCATCCTGCTCTCCCGGGTGCCGGCGGCCTCGCCCGGGCGCCCAGGCCCGAAGGTGGAGCTGCGCATCCTCACCCCGTACGGCCTTACGCGCGTGAGCGGCGAGACGGCCAGCGAGGTGAGCGTGGACGTCGGCCCCGACTCGGGCCGCGTGGAAGTGCGGCTGGGCGCCATCGAGTTCGTGTCGAAGGACGGGCAGGCGCTGCAGGCCGCGGCGGGCCAGTCCGTGGCCGTCTCCGCGGGCCGCGCGGAGCTGGTGGAGCAGCCGGCGAAGGTCATCGAGCTGGCGCCCATCCAGGTGACGGTGCGGGGCGACACGGGGCGCGTGGAGGTTCGCTCCAAGGGCAGCGCGAAGTGGCGCACGGTCTCCAAGGGGGGCCAGACGCTCGTCTCGGGAGACGGGGTGCGCGCGCGCGGAGGCACGGCGCACCTCAGCCTGTCGGGCTCTTCGTCGATCCTCGCGCTCGCTCCGGGCGGCGAGCTGGTGCTGGAGGGCGCGGGACAACAGGGCTCTCGCGACGAGGCGCGCGTGGACCTGCGCAAGGGCGAAGTGGCCCTGAAGCTCGCGTCCGAGCGTGACAGCCGAGTGGTGATGCCGGGGCTGACACTGGAGAGCGGCGGGGCAGCGCACCTCAACGTGCGGCGCACGGCGGACGGCTTCGACGTGGCCGCGCGCGCCGGAGATGTGGTGCTGGTGCGAGGCGCCGACCGCCAGCCGCTGCGCGCCGGCGAGCAGGCCTCGGTGGCGGGAGCGCAGCAGGCGCGGGTGGCGCCGCTGGCCCAGGCGCCGTTGGCCCTGCCGTCGGTGGAGAAGGCCCAGGTGTTTCACCGAGGCCTGTCCGAGGTGGCGCTGTCCTGGGAAGGAACGGGAGACGCGGTGGTGGAGGTGGCCTCGGACGCGGCCTTCACCAGGACCGTGATGCGGGGCGTGGTCCACCAGCCGTTCGCCAACGTGCCCGTGCCCACGCGCGGCACGCTGTACTGGCGGGTGCGGCGGCCAGATGGAACGGAGCTGACCCGGGGCAGCGCGAGCTTCGCGCCGGAGCGGGCGCCGAAGGATCTCGCCCGCCTCACCAACGAGGTGCCCGAGGGCCCGGAGAAGACGACCATTTTCTACCAGGACAAGCCTCCGGCGGTGACCTTCTCCTACGCGTCCGAGCCCCAGGCGGCCCGGTACCGCATCGCGGTGTATCGCAGTGGAGAACTCACCAAGCCGGTGGCCGAGCAGACGGTATCGGAGACGCGGGCCCCCCTGGAGGCGGGCGTGCTGGGGGAGGGCAGCTTCCTGTGGTCCGTGACGCCCCTGTCGAAGACGGGGCAGGCCCTGCGCGGGGGCCGGATGAACAAGCTGGACCTGGTCTACGACAACTCGGTCCCCGTACTGGTGGTTACAGCGCCCAAGAACGGACAGCGAGCAGGCAAGCGGGTGCGAGCGGTGGGAGTGGCTCCGGTGGGGGCGAAGGTGTCCGTCAATGGACGCCCCGTGGCGCTGGATGGCAAGCACCGCTTCGATACGTGGGTGGAGCCAGTGGGCTCGCCCCCCCTGTTGCTGTTTAAGATGCAGCACGCCAGCGCACCGGAGGTGTACCTGGTGCGCACCCTGAAGCGAGGTTCCGCGGAATGA
- a CDS encoding MSCRAMM family protein — protein sequence MARPRHTPAFLALLALTLVTAPVVASAQEEPALEAGPALERVALRLRYGVALREGAQVDPGPGLTYSGLTPNDVAVWGTVYGLGLEWLGAQLGVQREAFTLNRESTLVTEGSLLRASAGLVARGRLGPVRGELGAGYGFAQLPTFSDSADPEPVFQRGGRHAALLSGRLRFPLFLRAQGELRGEFPLAFSAQDAAGGGASAKGFGAGAALLFPVKQAGHWEGALVLDYQYVQDRLTADSGVRSEQTLQRVGAALQLSWFDADVSARSPGAGEPQVRPGALAVQVLDAETGTPMAGAQVTFLGEGAAQAPRATDAQGQVLEPELAPGEVVARVSASGYEPAEGRATVAPGGRATLEVRARKLPPPVGSLRIAVTDKRGNVPMPEVTVVVGEREVRTDAAGQARLEKLPPGPVQVKVSVAGFQPVEEAVVIVAGQEAVLPIPLQLARRVGFATIAGTVRSTQGRPLAATLVIPAAKVRSRADAKGSFSLKLKPGTYRIIISAKGYLTQTKSVIVRDGEQAIFNVDLFPRPR from the coding sequence TTGGCCCGACCGCGCCATACCCCTGCCTTCCTCGCCCTCCTTGCGCTCACCCTGGTGACAGCACCGGTCGTGGCCTCCGCGCAGGAGGAGCCCGCTCTAGAGGCAGGCCCCGCGCTGGAGCGAGTGGCGCTGCGGCTCCGCTACGGGGTGGCTCTGCGCGAGGGAGCGCAGGTGGATCCCGGCCCGGGGCTCACCTACTCCGGTTTGACGCCCAACGACGTCGCGGTGTGGGGGACGGTGTATGGCCTGGGGCTGGAGTGGCTGGGCGCCCAGCTCGGCGTTCAGCGCGAGGCCTTCACCCTCAACCGTGAGTCCACGCTCGTTACAGAGGGCAGCCTGCTGCGCGCGTCCGCGGGACTGGTGGCGCGTGGGCGGCTCGGGCCCGTCCGGGGCGAGCTGGGCGCGGGGTATGGCTTCGCCCAGCTGCCCACGTTCTCGGACTCGGCCGACCCCGAGCCTGTCTTCCAGCGAGGAGGGCGCCATGCCGCGCTGCTGAGCGGCCGGCTGCGCTTCCCGCTGTTTCTGCGCGCGCAAGGGGAGCTGCGTGGAGAGTTTCCCCTGGCCTTCTCCGCTCAGGACGCGGCGGGAGGAGGCGCCTCCGCCAAGGGCTTCGGGGCAGGCGCCGCGCTGCTCTTCCCGGTGAAGCAGGCGGGGCATTGGGAGGGTGCGCTGGTGCTGGACTATCAATATGTCCAGGACCGGCTGACGGCCGACAGTGGCGTGCGCTCCGAGCAGACGCTGCAGCGGGTGGGCGCGGCGCTGCAGCTCTCCTGGTTCGACGCGGACGTGTCCGCTCGGTCTCCTGGAGCAGGGGAGCCCCAGGTGCGTCCGGGCGCGCTGGCGGTCCAGGTGCTGGACGCGGAGACGGGGACTCCGATGGCGGGGGCCCAGGTGACGTTCTTGGGAGAGGGCGCGGCCCAGGCTCCGCGCGCCACCGACGCCCAGGGACAGGTGCTGGAGCCGGAGCTGGCGCCGGGAGAGGTGGTCGCCCGGGTGAGCGCCTCGGGCTATGAGCCGGCGGAGGGCCGCGCCACGGTCGCGCCGGGCGGTCGCGCCACATTGGAGGTGCGCGCGCGCAAGCTTCCGCCGCCCGTGGGGAGCCTGAGGATTGCCGTCACCGACAAGCGCGGCAATGTCCCGATGCCGGAGGTGACGGTGGTGGTGGGTGAGCGGGAAGTGCGGACGGACGCGGCCGGACAGGCCCGCCTGGAGAAGCTGCCTCCGGGGCCGGTGCAGGTGAAGGTCTCCGTGGCGGGCTTCCAGCCCGTGGAGGAAGCGGTGGTCATCGTCGCGGGCCAGGAGGCGGTGCTGCCGATCCCGCTCCAGCTCGCCAGGCGCGTGGGCTTCGCCACCATCGCCGGCACGGTGCGCAGCACGCAGGGGCGGCCCCTGGCCGCGACGCTCGTCATCCCCGCGGCGAAGGTGCGCTCGCGCGCGGATGCCAAGGGCTCCTTCTCCTTGAAGCTCAAGCCGGGCACCTATCGCATCATCATCTCCGCCAAGGGCTATCTGACGCAGACCAAGTCCGTCATCGTGCGTGATGGCGAGCAGGCCATCTTCAACGTCGATCTCTTCCCGAGGCCCCGGTGA
- a CDS encoding DNA polymerase III subunit gamma/tau translates to MAVAAPEVRNGNGNGTAPSAPPPRPWQPPRNEAPAPAARPPEPPRGPEASTPVGATPLSRVTEPAPEVRVINVRKPPEALVASADERMFPEEGSAEGCASGECLPEPPEPEPEPAVAQAPVSSGRDIPTQSNVERWRAAVEAVRIQSPRHGTALAHGRLLWLRPGEVGLAYPPTAGFHKAQVTGAGGRPGVEKALSDHFGRPTKLITQDGNAEAAAAPPSLAEQDAQARAAYTHSTEGKVRTHPSVRAVLKILGGEIEHIQVLEPERPPASPAVESPDESA, encoded by the coding sequence GTGGCCGTCGCCGCGCCGGAAGTCCGGAACGGCAACGGCAACGGCACCGCTCCGTCCGCGCCTCCGCCTCGCCCGTGGCAGCCGCCCCGGAACGAGGCCCCCGCGCCTGCTGCTCGCCCGCCGGAGCCCCCTCGCGGCCCCGAGGCCAGCACGCCCGTGGGCGCCACCCCGCTGTCGCGCGTCACCGAGCCCGCTCCCGAGGTGCGCGTCATCAACGTGCGCAAGCCTCCCGAGGCACTGGTCGCCAGCGCTGATGAGCGCATGTTCCCCGAGGAGGGCTCCGCCGAGGGCTGCGCCTCGGGAGAATGCCTGCCGGAACCGCCGGAGCCCGAGCCCGAGCCCGCTGTCGCGCAAGCTCCCGTGAGCTCCGGGCGCGACATTCCGACCCAATCCAACGTGGAGCGCTGGCGCGCGGCCGTGGAGGCAGTCCGCATCCAGAGCCCCCGCCATGGCACGGCTCTCGCCCATGGGCGGCTGCTGTGGCTGCGCCCCGGAGAGGTGGGTCTGGCCTATCCCCCGACTGCCGGCTTCCACAAGGCCCAGGTGACGGGCGCCGGCGGCCGGCCTGGGGTGGAGAAGGCCCTCTCGGACCACTTCGGCCGTCCCACCAAGCTGATAACGCAGGACGGCAACGCCGAGGCCGCCGCCGCCCCTCCCAGCCTCGCCGAGCAGGATGCCCAGGCCCGCGCCGCGTACACCCACAGCACCGAAGGCAAGGTCCGCACCCACCCCTCCGTTCGCGCCGTGTTGAAAATCCTGGGGGGTGAGATCGAACACATTCAGGTTCTCGAACCTGAACGGCCCCCCGCCAGCCCGGCGGTCGAATCTCCCGACGAGAGCGCCTGA
- the recR gene encoding recombination mediator RecR, which produces MTPDPLNRLVAQLAKLPGIGEKTAQRLAFHILRASGDYAVELAQAIREVKEKVHLCTRCYSLTDSDLCGFCRDTRRDERSLCVVETFADLMALEKTREYKGRYHVLHGVLSPLEGIGPDQLRIKELLERLTDSRVEEIILATNPDVEGEATALYLTRLLKPLGLRVSRIAQGLPMGGDLEYADQATLAKALSARREL; this is translated from the coding sequence ATGACTCCCGATCCTCTCAACCGACTCGTCGCCCAGCTGGCGAAGCTGCCGGGCATCGGCGAGAAGACCGCGCAGCGCCTCGCGTTCCACATCCTGCGCGCTTCCGGCGACTACGCCGTGGAGCTGGCCCAGGCCATCCGCGAGGTGAAGGAGAAGGTGCATCTCTGCACCCGCTGCTACTCGCTCACGGACTCGGACCTGTGCGGCTTCTGCCGCGACACCCGCCGCGATGAGCGCTCGCTCTGCGTGGTGGAGACGTTCGCGGACCTGATGGCCCTGGAGAAGACGCGCGAGTACAAGGGCCGCTACCACGTCTTGCACGGCGTCCTCTCGCCGCTGGAAGGCATCGGCCCCGACCAGCTGCGCATCAAGGAGCTGCTGGAGCGGCTGACCGACAGCCGGGTGGAGGAGATCATCCTCGCCACCAACCCGGACGTGGAGGGCGAGGCCACCGCGCTCTACCTCACGCGCCTGCTCAAGCCGCTGGGGCTGCGCGTGAGCCGCATCGCCCAGGGCCTGCCCATGGGCGGAGACCTCGAGTACGCCGACCAGGCCACGCTGGCCAAGGCGCTCAGCGCCCGGCGCGAGCTGTAA
- a CDS encoding protein kinase domain-containing protein: protein MTTQQPEPGSSPSAPLLLPYGQYVLVRKLAEGGMAEIFLSKLLGADGFERNVVIKRMLSHLSSLPDFVEMFRDEARLAARLSHPNIIQIHELGFIEGCYYICMEYLAGEDFSTTLRQAGRKRQYTPLPISMRVLVDAARGLHFAHDFTNEAGEPLRIVHRDISPSNLYVTYQGQVKVLDFGIAKATSRVVQTRTGVVKGKYIYMAPEQAKGEEVDRRADIFSLGVSLYESITNVRPFARENDLAVLNALLQGDFMPPSALRRDIPPELEAVVLKAMALRPEDRYATAAEFADALERCLAGKVPLATNKELADYLREQFGEERFSGKTRIPTLSTLKTTYAQAGNNSSPPKSVVFASSGVFPAAGAPTPNGHGEVSPALGAPHAGATQAPARGKSRRRGLMAIGVGGLLLAAGGGFIAWRGISSQPPTPVAAITTPPPAPVAAPPATPPVVEPEPPPEPSTVAAAAVSPTETPVPEAVPVAPPEAPEEKVPTKTTSKTTKSRVVTLGIADVERVVARGRSKIATCFERFKADLPSDTGVVRVQLAIASSGRVKATTQGALASKSVGRCLETQAERLRFPAHRDQEVNVVLPFDYRVTR, encoded by the coding sequence ATGACCACCCAGCAGCCCGAGCCCGGGAGTTCGCCCTCAGCGCCGCTCCTGCTGCCCTACGGTCAGTACGTGCTGGTCCGCAAGCTCGCCGAGGGCGGGATGGCGGAGATCTTCCTCTCCAAGCTGCTGGGCGCCGACGGCTTCGAGCGCAACGTCGTCATCAAGCGGATGCTGTCGCACCTATCGAGCCTGCCCGACTTCGTGGAGATGTTCCGGGACGAGGCGCGGCTGGCGGCGCGGCTGTCGCACCCGAACATCATCCAGATCCACGAACTGGGCTTCATCGAGGGCTGCTACTACATCTGCATGGAGTACCTGGCGGGGGAGGACTTCTCCACCACGCTGCGCCAGGCGGGCCGCAAGCGGCAGTACACGCCGCTGCCCATCTCCATGCGGGTGCTGGTGGACGCGGCCCGGGGGCTCCACTTCGCGCACGACTTCACCAATGAGGCGGGCGAGCCGCTGCGCATCGTCCACCGCGACATCTCGCCCTCCAACCTGTACGTGACGTACCAGGGGCAGGTGAAGGTGCTGGACTTTGGCATCGCCAAGGCCACCTCGCGCGTGGTGCAGACGCGCACCGGCGTGGTGAAGGGCAAGTACATCTATATGGCCCCCGAGCAGGCCAAGGGCGAGGAGGTGGACCGGCGCGCGGACATCTTCTCGCTGGGGGTGAGCCTCTACGAGTCGATCACCAACGTGCGGCCCTTCGCGCGGGAGAACGACTTGGCGGTGCTCAACGCGCTGTTGCAGGGCGACTTCATGCCGCCCTCGGCGCTGCGCCGGGACATTCCGCCCGAGCTGGAGGCGGTGGTGCTCAAGGCGATGGCCCTGCGCCCCGAGGACCGCTACGCCACCGCGGCCGAGTTCGCCGACGCGCTGGAGCGCTGCCTCGCGGGCAAGGTGCCGCTGGCTACCAACAAGGAGCTCGCCGACTACCTGCGGGAGCAGTTCGGCGAGGAGCGCTTCTCGGGCAAGACGCGCATCCCCACGCTGTCCACCCTGAAGACCACCTACGCCCAGGCGGGCAACAACAGCTCGCCGCCCAAATCCGTGGTGTTCGCCAGCAGCGGCGTCTTCCCCGCCGCGGGGGCTCCTACCCCGAATGGGCATGGGGAGGTTTCCCCGGCGCTCGGTGCGCCTCATGCTGGCGCGACGCAGGCGCCCGCGCGCGGCAAGTCGCGTCGCCGGGGGTTGATGGCCATTGGGGTGGGCGGGCTGCTGTTGGCGGCGGGTGGAGGCTTCATCGCCTGGCGAGGCATCTCGAGCCAGCCGCCGACGCCGGTCGCCGCCATCACGACGCCACCCCCGGCCCCTGTCGCAGCGCCTCCCGCGACGCCGCCCGTGGTGGAGCCGGAGCCCCCCCCCGAGCCATCCACCGTCGCCGCAGCGGCCGTGTCTCCGACCGAGACGCCTGTCCCCGAGGCAGTGCCCGTGGCGCCTCCCGAGGCGCCCGAGGAGAAGGTGCCGACCAAGACGACGTCCAAGACGACGAAGTCGCGCGTGGTGACGCTGGGCATCGCGGACGTGGAGCGCGTGGTGGCGCGCGGCCGCTCGAAGATCGCCACCTGCTTCGAGCGCTTCAAGGCGGACCTGCCCTCGGACACGGGTGTGGTGCGCGTGCAGCTGGCGATCGCCTCCTCGGGTCGGGTGAAGGCCACGACGCAGGGCGCGTTGGCCTCCAAGTCCGTGGGCCGGTGCCTGGAGACGCAGGCCGAGCGCCTGCGCTTCCCCGCCCACCGAGACCAGGAGGTCAACGTGGTGCTGCCGTTCGACTACCGGGTGACGCGGTAG
- a CDS encoding YbaB/EbfC family nucleoid-associated protein, giving the protein MPGIDLNYFIRQANKLTEKIEQRKQELASETVEAKSGEGRVTVVANGIQEIQSIKIDKAAIDPNDPGMLEDLITAAVNAALATSRQHMQKELGKISGGIKIPGIT; this is encoded by the coding sequence ATGCCCGGCATCGACCTGAACTACTTCATCCGGCAGGCGAACAAGCTCACCGAGAAGATCGAGCAGCGCAAGCAGGAGCTCGCCAGCGAGACCGTTGAGGCCAAGTCCGGCGAGGGCCGCGTCACGGTGGTCGCCAACGGCATCCAGGAGATCCAGAGCATCAAGATCGACAAGGCGGCCATCGATCCGAATGACCCTGGAATGCTCGAGGACCTCATCACCGCCGCCGTGAACGCTGCCCTGGCGACCAGCCGTCAGCACATGCAGAAGGAGCTGGGCAAAATCTCGGGCGGCATCAAGATCCCGGGCATTACCTAA